The genome window TCTTTAATATTCTGTAATCAGAGTGACTTGATATCGATATTAAATCATTTTGACTATTACCATTTAAAATAGTATTCTCACTTCCAGAGATTATTAAATTGTTCAGTACATCTATTTTTTCAATATAAAATTCACCTGAACTTATAATAATTTCAGAACATTCATTAGTTATACTCATCTGAACAGCTTTCTCTAAAGAAGCGAATGGATGGTATTCACTCCCATCATTACTATCATTACCATCAGTAGCAACATAGATCTTAGGAACTGTACCATAAGCTACATAATCAATACTATCTTCTAATACTTGATCTCCGACTGAAGCTGTCAAGTAATATGTACCATCTTCAATATCACCAACCAAATTCTGTTCTGAAGAAGTAAAGCTATTTGGGCCTGTCCATGAGTAAGAAACGTTACCACTTGCATTTACTACTTCTGAAGAAATTACGATTGTATTATCATCTATATTACAATTAGCAAGTTGAGTTATTACAAGTCCTAATTTTGGACCACCTGATTCATGTTCATAAGCTCCAATATCTGGGTTTGTCCCTACTGGCATTGGACGAAGATTTCCCTCCAAGTCAAGAGGAATCATATAATCTAGAGAACCAGCTCCAATGGCGGGGGATTCAGCAGAAAGAGTAAAGTCTCCATTTTCGGTGTTTGCGAAGAAAGGGGATAAATAAGATAAACCTTTATCATCTGTTAACTTGTCACAACCAATACAATTTTTGATTATACTATTATTAACAACGAGTTCATCGGAAAATTCTTTAAAAGCAATATCAATACTAACTTCTGCCCCATATAGAATTGAGTTGAATACTTTAAAATTAGAGGTCGGTACTTGATCCAAGAATTGATGATCAAAATAAAGCTCTGTCTCAGCTAAAGGATTGTAAATAGTGCAATTAATAATTTCGGTTACCTCTTTTTCTCTTAGGGAAATAATTGTTTTATTCTCTGGGAATTCACGTTCAATAAAGCTATTATTTACAATTTTACAATTAATCAATCTAAACAATCCTTTACCTCCAGCCTCTATCAAAGGTGAAAACGAGTTATTTTCTTCAATAATTGTATTATGAAATGTAACATTTGATCTAAAAAACGAAAACAATCCAGAAACATTATATTCTGCATTAGATGGTACACAATTAGTCACCCTTACATTTTCAAATTGAATATTATTATAGTGAACTCTTACAACTGTCCCAAAGTATTTTACTGTAACACCCCTTATCAAATAACTATTACCTTTACTATTGTCGGAGTTAATTAAAAAAATATCTCCTAAATTTTGTGCATGAATTTCAACATTTCCGTTAGATGACAGTATAAAACTTTTATCAACCAATAGTGTCGAAGTCTCATAAACACCTTCACTAAGAATTATTTCAACACATTCATTTCCTTGTAATTCTAATGCTTTTTCTATTGATGCTAAAGGACTATCTTCACTCCCATCATTATTATCATCTCCATCAGTAGCCACATAAATTTTAGGTACAGTACCATATGCTACATAATCAATACTATCTTCTATTACTTGATCTCCAACTGAAGCAGTCAAGTAATATTCACCATCTTCTATATCACCAACCAAATTTTGTTCTGAAGAAGTGAAGTTATTTGGACCTGTCCATGAGTAAGAAACACTACCACTTGCGTTTACCACTTCTGAAGAAACTACGATTGTATTTTCATCAATATTACAATTGGCAGGTTGAGTGATTGTAAGCCCTAATTCTGGACCACCTGATTCATGCTCATAAGCTCCAATATCAGGATTTGTACCCGCTGGCATAGGACGAGGATTTCCAGCCAAATCATATGGTAGCATATATTCAGTAGATCCAGCTCCTATGGCTGGGGATACAGCAGAAAGGGTGAAATCTCCATTTTCGGGGTCTGTGAAGAGAGGGGAAGAAGAAAGATTGTGATTACCATAATCATCTAATATTGATGACAACTCAACACTACCAATCAGCGAATTATTGACCTCCATGAAATTTGATAACGCACTTATATCTACTTCATCCTCATTATAAATTATCGAATTACCTATAAATACTGATTCACCAGGGTTAGAGTATGAATGATATACTCCATTGTTAGTTGCCACGTTATTCTGTGTAATAGTGGTATGAATAATTTTTGACCCTAATTGTGGTACGGCGAAGTAAATGATACCTCCTTCATCTGATCTATTATTTGTAAATAAGCTATTATAAATTTGAGTTTTTGTATTTAAAGTAAAAAAAGTGTGACTTCTAGAGTTATTCTCAGTAAACTTGCTATTAGATATTGTTAGATTACCTCCTTGAATGTTGATTACATAATAGAAACAACACTCTGAACTACTGTATGAATAATAATTATCTAAAAATTCACAACTATCGATTAATATATTAGGGGTTGGGTCTGAAGTTGAGGAGTATAAAACTGTTGAAACATTTTTGATTGTTAAATTTTTTAAGGTGAGGCTCACATTTCCTACAGAAAACATATACCAATTTTCATTACCATCTAAAATCACTTCCCCAATTCCTGTAATGATTAAATTGTTAGATAGGTACATTTTACTTTCTAAATACACACCTTCATCAATAATTATTTCAGTACACTCATTTCCTTGAATTTCTAGTGCTTTTCCCAATGAAGCTAAAGGATTGTCTTCACTCCCATTATTATTATCATCACCATCAGTAGCAACATAAATTTTTGGTACAGTACCATACGCCACATAATCAATACTATTTTGAACTATAAGCTCCTCTAGAGTTACAGTTAGATTGTAAGTCCCATCTTCAATATTTCCCACTAAGTTTTGTTCTGAAGAAGTGAAATCGTTTGGTCCAGTCCATGAATAGCTTGGAGTACCTGAAGAATGAGAAACCTGAGTTGATATCACTTCGGTATCACTATCAATAGCACATAAAGCAGGTTGGATAAGAGTGACTTCTAGATAAGGTGTATCTTTAGCTAATAAATTTTCATAAGCTCCCATATCAGGACTTGTTCCTTCGGGAAGTGGACGAGTATTTCCTAAGATGTCAGAAGTAAGTGTTGAAGTACTACCAGCTTCCATCGCAGGGGAGTCTGAAAGCAGACTATAATCTCCTGTTGATGGAGATTTAAATTTTGGGTCTTCATTTATATTCCCTTCTCCTGGCCATAAATCATTAAAAACCTCTCTATCATAACCCAATATAGCATTTCCAATGATAGAGTTACTTACATAAAATTGTCCAAGTTTGTCAAGATGGAAGTCAATATTTAGAGTATCTGCATTGTCATCAATACTAAAGTTATCATAAACAATACAATTATTGATAGATACTTCACTGAATGGGTCTAAATAATATACCCCCCCTCCAAAAGGTCCGGGAGCAACAGATGTATTATGTGATATAGTAACATGTTCAAATGTACCTTCGATGTTTTCATTTAGATAGACACCTGCACCAAATCCATAACTGTCATTACTTGAAATTAATGTATTCTCTATGTTAAAGCTAGAGTTTTTAATAGTTATACCTCCTCCAAATTTATTATTTGAAATGATTGAGTTTTTTATATCAAGGTTGATACCGTCTATATATACCCCAGTACTATTATCAATTATTTTTAGATATTTCAATTCAACATTGTAAACACCAGAAGATGCAGAGTAAATATGTAATCCTATACCTCCTTCTCCTTGAGATTTCTTTGAATTTGATATTGTAATTTTTTCTAGATGAATATTAGCATCTCTTAGTTGAACGATACCATCTGATGTGTTGGATCCATCAATAACCACACTATCTCCTTCTCCCTGAATATGAATATCCTTATCGATATACAATTCTTCATAATACACACCATTTGCTACACTGATTTTTTCGGTTATATCATTGGCTAGACTAATAGCTGTAGTTATCGAGTTTATTGGATCGTCTTGTGTACCGACTCCGGAACCTGAACCTGATTTTGAAACGTAGATTATTGATGGTACTTCTGCAGGTTCATCCAATTCATTTTCAACAGCACCTATATCTGCAGAAACTGAACTATCATAAGTTCTTTCAGCTCCAAAAATATCTTTAGCGATACCTAAACTAAAATTTTGAGCTAGCCCTATTGCTGGTGAGAAACTCGAAAGACTAAATGTATCAGTAAGAAGTGGGTCTATGTAATGACTACTCGAGTAATTCGTATCTGTATTCTGAAGAATACAATTATTGAATTCACCTAAAATTGAAGTGGAAGTCCCATTATTATAAACTATAGAGTTATAAAATGTAAGGTTATTACTATCTAAACCATGATCTCCATTACTAGCTAACGTGCTATGTATAAATGATGGTGTACCCGTATTTGTTTCATACTTTACAGCTTGAGCGTTATCGGCTATGATACAGTTAAATACTTTTAAAGAGGAATTCCCTGCTCGTTTTATCGTTATAGCACCTTGTCCAAACTGTTTCATGACACAGTTTCCAATTTCTGGGCTAGCATCACCCTCTACTTCAAAGGCAACTCCTGTATCTTGACCACCTCCTTCTAGTGTAAAACCTATGAATTTAGCATCAGAGCTTTCATCCATATCAAAAGTCACTAAAGATTTATAAACATTTGAAGGCTTCAAAGTTGTTTCTAAAACGCCACTCTGAGACTCGATGGTTACATTTTTCCCCTTGTATTCAATATTTTCAGTGTAAGTTCCTGAGAGAACAATGATTTCATCTCCTGACGAGGAAACATCGATCGCAGTTTGAATACTAAATAACGCACTAGATTCTGTATCTCCAGCATTTGAATCGCTTCCTAGCGTGGAAACATACCAAGTTTGTTGTGCTTGTGAGTAAGTATTAATTGAGAATAAAAATACTGTTAGTATTAAAAAAAATCTCATAATTATTATTCTATAGCTAAGCTTATTTATCAAAAAAATAGATGTACAAATCTAAGGCTTTTTATACAGAATAATTAACAGTTGAGTGTTAAAACAAAAAGTTTGATAAAAAAATAACCTCCTATGTTACACTGCAACATGGAGGTTCCTTTCTTTGATTCGTTGTCGAATCTGCTCTGTTTCAATCATTGTTAGTTAAGTTCTATTCTTCACAATTTCATTTCCTAGTTCAAAGAATAGATACTTGGTCTGGATTTACAGATCCAAAGTATCTTCGTATTTCACTTTGTTGCCTGATAACTTCAAGTAGTACACACCACCATTCAAACGACTCAAGTCAAAACGCTTTTTGATTTCTGAAGCTTCGAAAGTATCTGCATATACTAGGTTACCATTTTCGTCAGTAAGCTCCAATGCCATTTCTTCATCATTTGAGTTATCGAACAATACATCTAGTTTTTTGTCGATCAAACGGAAGATAAATGGTTTGTCTTTCATCACCATCTTGTGACCTTTCATTACTGCTACTCTGTCATCATTGATGTTGAACATCTTGATTACTCTTCTGTCAGCAAATTCCATAGTAAATACATACTCTCCTGCTGGTAAATGTGAGAAGTTCAATACTTCGTTTGCTGATTTTACATCTACAATTGTTTTGTGTAGGTAAAGGTTACCAGCTTCGTCTGAGATGTAGTAGTCTACTTTCTCGCCTGATACGTTACTCAAACGTAGGAATGCTGCTTTGTGATCTGTTGACGCTTTAAAAGAATAAGATACTGGAGAACGATCTGACGCCATACTTACTGAAGCAAAGCTTACTAATGCGATTACTAATGCTAAAACTTTTTTCATGGTTTTAATTTTGTTGTGTTTCACAATTGATTACACCACAAAACAATAGTAAAATTTCAGCCTGTACAACAGCCAAACAGACACTTAATAATTAAGTGTCCGTTTGGTGTTTAAAAATAAAAAATAACCCAAATCAACACTTTTAGAATATTATTCCGAATCAATAATCACAAACCTCCATTTTATATCATTTTAAACTTTTGTGAAATAAGGTTTATACATAAAGTGTTTAGCCGACATCATTCCCTTACTTACAATAAGTGTAAATGTAGGATTTATATATTTTAACTTATTTTAACATTAAATCTATTGATTTGTATTTTAGGAAATAAAAAAGTCTCTTATGAACAGATTCATAAGAGACTTTAAAAGAGGTAATTTTAACTTCAGATCAGTCCACCGATTCCAAAAAGTAAGACAAAGACTAAAGTTGAAAGAGCCATCTGCTTTAAATATGGATCTAAATCTTTTGGAGAAGTATATTTTTGCACTGCAAATCCATTTTTTAATAATAATGGAGCAGAGGCTAAGAACAAAAATTGCCAAGGATTAGTGTAATTTTGCAAAACATAAACTGTTGTACAGATTAATCCACCTAATATTAGTACCCAATGATAGATTACAGCATTTTTTCTCCCGATTCTCACAGGAATAGATCTTTTCCCTGCAAGTTTATCAGACTCTATATCTCTTACATTATTCACATTCAAAACTGCAGTCGCAAAAAAGCCACAACTAAGAGCGGGTAAAACAAGATTGTATGAAAATGATTGAGCATGTAGGTAGTAAGTCCCTAAAACGCCTACTAAACCAAAAAAGATTAGAACAGATATATCACCTAATCCGGCATATCCATAAGGATTTGAACCTGCAGTATATGTAATTGCAGCTATAATACTCAAAATACCTAGACCTAGAAATAACCAAAGAGCCATTCCTGAACCAAGGCTTACCACCAAAAGGCTAATCCCTGAAACTAAAGATAGAATTGTAAAGATGATCATTGCCTTCTTCATAGCTGAAAGTGAAATCACACCCGTTTGTACCATTCTGGAAGGTCCTTCTCTTTCTTCGCTATCAGCCCCATGCACTGAATCACCATAATCATTGGCAAGATTTGAAAGGATTTGCAAAAAAATTGTCGTTAAAATACACAGCCCTAATACATCTCCTCTAAAACTACCTTGCTGTGCTGCCAAAAATGATCCCATACCTATACAAGATAAGGCCAAAGGTAAGGTCCTTAATCTGAAGGCTTGTAACCATGCTTTTATCATAATCACCTAAATTTCAATTTATCAATTTTTCAAAATTAAGGATTTGGATCTTATTCGGCTTTCAATTCTACATTTTTATTGAAAAAATAACATTTCGCATCATTCAATTTTCCACAACAATTGGCTTTCTCCCAATATTAGAAGTAGAATCTTCCAATTCATTGGAATGGATATAGATCAATGCACCTTCTTTTATTTTAGTGATAATTTCTTGTGCATCTCTTGGAGGTAGTGCAGGACAACCTTGACTTTCCCCTAGCCGTGGCAAACCCTCTTCCCAAAGGTTTTGATAAATAGATAAACTACTCGCATAATATGCAGGGTGAATAACAATATCTCTCTTTCTAGTATTTGTATTTCTTTCCCAAATTCCTTCCAATCTTAAACTCCTTCCATATTTGCCTTTATAAACTTCAGCAGTTTTTAAGGCTCCATCTACAGAACAATTAGATGCTGGAATATTTGAAATTTTTGGTGTAAAAATATTCCCTTTACTTCCGCCATGTCCGTGAGTAGTAAAGAATGACTCAACAGACTGCTTTTTTAAATCTATTAAATAGAACCTTCTTACAAAAGAAGGTTTCGTCAAGTCAATAGCCACAACGTAGTCGTGATTATCTAGTAAATGGGTATGATTTTCATATTCAGAAATAACTTGCTGGTAAAGCTCTTGATCAATAGTATTCTCATGAGTCCAGAATTTCCCGATAGATGAAGGTGACAATAAAGCAAAACTAAGTAATGAGTAGATAAAGTAGTCCATGATACAGCTTTTGTAACTTTAAGCTATCATACTTGTATCAAGAAAAAAAGTCAGTTTTTATATTGGCATTGCATCAGTATAGATTTCAAAATTATACTGATGTCCGAATAAAAATGACACTTCTTTAAAAGAAGTATCATTTTTAAAAGATTCCTCCATTTAGATAAACACCATGAACTCCCCATATCACTAATCCCATTCCAATAGCATACAGTGTATTCTGAAATCTTTTGATAGATTTCATTAATCTATTGCTTTGCTTCCAAATTTCTTCGTTCGACAGGTAATTTGTTTTATAATTCATAAGAAGTATGTTTGAGTTTTATTAGACAGGAAAACTTACGCAAGAAGTTCTTGTCTGTTGGAGTGATTAGCTATTATTGACAAGAAAAAAAGATTAATCAAGGCATATAAATATCCATTATTTAACAGCAAAATAATCAGAGCACTTTTATTGGATTTTAATTGACTTGATTCTTATTTTGAGAAAATAGATTAAAGAATTTGAGCATATGATGAATTACATCACACCTGAAGGTTTTGAAGCCCTAAACAAAGAGCTTGAAGACCTTTGGAAAGAAAGAGGAAGAGTAGTTGACGCTGTATCTGAAGCTGCTGCAATGGGAGACCGCTCTGAAAATGCCGAATATATTTACGGTAAAAAAAGACTTAGAGAATTAGATAGCAAAATCCGTTTTATTTCTAAAAGGATAAATACGGTTAAAATCGCTGATAATATAGTTAAAGATAAAGACGAAATTCTTTTTGGTGCTGTCGTAACTTTTAAAGATAAAGCTACAAATCATCAGTTAACTTTTCATTTGGTAGGTTCTGATGAAGCTGATATTAAAAATGGAAAGCTAAGTATCGATTCGCCAATCGGGAGTGCATTAGTAAATCTGAAGAAAGGAGATGAGACCGATGTTATGACTCCTGGAGGAAAAAAAACATATGTGATCGTTGATTTTCACTATTAAAAACTAATCCCCACTTCTTTTCAAAAAAGTGGGGATTATTATTTTATCTGATAAACTGTTGTTTTCTTTTAGGAAACTTCGCTGAAGCTACTTTGTAAGATTTCTCAGTTTGACGACGACTTACAGAGGCTGTTTGATAATCTAATATTACACCTCTATCATCTAAAGTCGGCCAATAATTATTTTCTAAATAGAAAAGAGAATAAGCGTAAAGACCAATTTCTTCATTCGTCAAGGCCACATTTACATAGTTAAACTGCTCAGCATTTAAATCTGGCATAAGTCCATCTTCATAGTCCGATACGCCATCTACATTAGCAACCTTAAATGTGATTGGGAAAAAGAAATACCCTTCTTCATTCAAGACAACAGAGCCCACATATTTTCCGTGAGACTGCCCTCCTACAATTTTAACATCATTCACATAAGGCTTCAAACCATTGATGAGCGCTTCACTTGCCGATGCTGAAAATTGTGTTGTGATAAAAACAATCGAGTTCACATTTAGAGCTGCAGCCAAGTCATTTCTGAAAGGAATTGTATCTTCGTTATTATCACTGTTATCATTTCCAACT of Sediminitomix flava contains these proteins:
- a CDS encoding murein L,D-transpeptidase catalytic domain-containing protein, which encodes MDYFIYSLLSFALLSPSSIGKFWTHENTIDQELYQQVISEYENHTHLLDNHDYVVAIDLTKPSFVRRFYLIDLKKQSVESFFTTHGHGGSKGNIFTPKISNIPASNCSVDGALKTAEVYKGKYGRSLRLEGIWERNTNTRKRDIVIHPAYYASSLSIYQNLWEEGLPRLGESQGCPALPPRDAQEIITKIKEGALIYIHSNELEDSTSNIGRKPIVVEN
- a CDS encoding 1,4-dihydroxy-2-naphthoate polyprenyltransferase is translated as MIKAWLQAFRLRTLPLALSCIGMGSFLAAQQGSFRGDVLGLCILTTIFLQILSNLANDYGDSVHGADSEEREGPSRMVQTGVISLSAMKKAMIIFTILSLVSGISLLVVSLGSGMALWLFLGLGILSIIAAITYTAGSNPYGYAGLGDISVLIFFGLVGVLGTYYLHAQSFSYNLVLPALSCGFFATAVLNVNNVRDIESDKLAGKRSIPVRIGRKNAVIYHWVLILGGLICTTVYVLQNYTNPWQFLFLASAPLLLKNGFAVQKYTSPKDLDPYLKQMALSTLVFVLLFGIGGLI
- a CDS encoding choice-of-anchor Q domain-containing protein, producing MRFFLILTVFLFSINTYSQAQQTWYVSTLGSDSNAGDTESSALFSIQTAIDVSSSGDEIIVLSGTYTENIEYKGKNVTIESQSGVLETTLKPSNVYKSLVTFDMDESSDAKFIGFTLEGGGQDTGVAFEVEGDASPEIGNCVMKQFGQGAITIKRAGNSSLKVFNCIIADNAQAVKYETNTGTPSFIHSTLASNGDHGLDSNNLTFYNSIVYNNGTSTSILGEFNNCILQNTDTNYSSSHYIDPLLTDTFSLSSFSPAIGLAQNFSLGIAKDIFGAERTYDSSVSADIGAVENELDEPAEVPSIIYVSKSGSGSGVGTQDDPINSITTAISLANDITEKISVANGVYYEELYIDKDIHIQGEGDSVVIDGSNTSDGIVQLRDANIHLEKITISNSKKSQGEGGIGLHIYSASSGVYNVELKYLKIIDNSTGVYIDGINLDIKNSIISNNKFGGGITIKNSSFNIENTLISSNDSYGFGAGVYLNENIEGTFEHVTISHNTSVAPGPFGGGVYYLDPFSEVSINNCIVYDNFSIDDNADTLNIDFHLDKLGQFYVSNSIIGNAILGYDREVFNDLWPGEGNINEDPKFKSPSTGDYSLLSDSPAMEAGSTSTLTSDILGNTRPLPEGTSPDMGAYENLLAKDTPYLEVTLIQPALCAIDSDTEVISTQVSHSSGTPSYSWTGPNDFTSSEQNLVGNIEDGTYNLTVTLEELIVQNSIDYVAYGTVPKIYVATDGDDNNNGSEDNPLASLGKALEIQGNECTEIIIDEGVYLESKMYLSNNLIITGIGEVILDGNENWYMFSVGNVSLTLKNLTIKNVSTVLYSSTSDPTPNILIDSCEFLDNYYSYSSSECCFYYVINIQGGNLTISNSKFTENNSRSHTFFTLNTKTQIYNSLFTNNRSDEGGIIYFAVPQLGSKIIHTTITQNNVATNNGVYHSYSNPGESVFIGNSIIYNEDEVDISALSNFMEVNNSLIGSVELSSILDDYGNHNLSSSPLFTDPENGDFTLSAVSPAIGAGSTEYMLPYDLAGNPRPMPAGTNPDIGAYEHESGGPELGLTITQPANCNIDENTIVVSSEVVNASGSVSYSWTGPNNFTSSEQNLVGDIEDGEYYLTASVGDQVIEDSIDYVAYGTVPKIYVATDGDDNNDGSEDSPLASIEKALELQGNECVEIILSEGVYETSTLLVDKSFILSSNGNVEIHAQNLGDIFLINSDNSKGNSYLIRGVTVKYFGTVVRVHYNNIQFENVRVTNCVPSNAEYNVSGLFSFFRSNVTFHNTIIEENNSFSPLIEAGGKGLFRLINCKIVNNSFIEREFPENKTIISLREKEVTEIINCTIYNPLAETELYFDHQFLDQVPTSNFKVFNSILYGAEVSIDIAFKEFSDELVVNNSIIKNCIGCDKLTDDKGLSYLSPFFANTENGDFTLSAESPAIGAGSLDYMIPLDLEGNLRPMPVGTNPDIGAYEHESGGPKLGLVITQLANCNIDDNTIVISSEVVNASGNVSYSWTGPNSFTSSEQNLVGDIEDGTYYLTASVGDQVLEDSIDYVAYGTVPKIYVATDGNDSNDGSEYHPFASLEKAVQMSITNECSEIIISSGEFYIEKIDVLNNLIISGSENTILNGNSQNDLISISSHSDYRILKMKTLSITNFKTLFNVYGGDIYIDGVTFYNNYLLTENSYESSLFKLENSNFHLHNTIIKNNFCDESIFRLTNTFYNIENSVICNNVNIPSSTQRNILFWADFLNDSKITHSTITNNQFQRAVHLSPVNFNVDKSHISNSIIFGHEEDVSFAPSAANVLYSIFENTWYENQNGDYGSTNINSDPLFTDPENGDFTLSPESPAIGAGSTDYMTPYDLVGNSRPMPAGTNPDIGAYEHELGGAVQELAATVSVSPQGCSEEDLFSAEISIYNGVSPFVVSVTGPNSFTSSNTTLVDLEVGTYNVSITDAVDSTFTTSFDIDADFVGVEVDVQNATCDQSVGSLRITSAIPSGVTFYWEDQNNVKYYDSNLSDLSPGQYKLVVIDSRVDCTYEETYEVGVADPIPNFAISVQGAAIYCANESPQTTLDAGSGYDSYSWYIKTETDPVWKFWSTSQSITAHTFADYKVQVSKDDQCGIDYFKVEKYATYNDQILEGVTVDLELNKNKVFWSKPEGQRIASYNIYRKKGLGAFEKIGSVAHSDNSEFIDQDADPFGDEGYSYAISVIDDCGLESEISDENRSIFLSYYKDVNGNIVLSFAKLLNSDHLQFYRILRGSTYADLKEIGTKPANFLDSFIDESPKINERIYVVEAILNSGKGVPYSITSNPVFISSSSLSRRGSWAETAVDIYPNPTQDKFTFELEDELGEYHLRLLDLNGGVARDFGTFSDAKVEVSTNGLIKGMYILSIVTEAEALNVRLIIE
- a CDS encoding GreA/GreB family elongation factor translates to MMNYITPEGFEALNKELEDLWKERGRVVDAVSEAAAMGDRSENAEYIYGKKRLRELDSKIRFISKRINTVKIADNIVKDKDEILFGAVVTFKDKATNHQLTFHLVGSDEADIKNGKLSIDSPIGSALVNLKKGDETDVMTPGGKKTYVIVDFHY
- a CDS encoding T9SS type A sorting domain-containing protein, coding for MKKVLALVIALVSFASVSMASDRSPVSYSFKASTDHKAAFLRLSNVSGEKVDYYISDEAGNLYLHKTIVDVKSANEVLNFSHLPAGEYVFTMEFADRRVIKMFNINDDRVAVMKGHKMVMKDKPFIFRLIDKKLDVLFDNSNDEEMALELTDENGNLVYADTFEASEIKKRFDLSRLNGGVYYLKLSGNKVKYEDTLDL